A single region of the Biomaibacter acetigenes genome encodes:
- the mscL gene encoding large conductance mechanosensitive channel protein MscL, translating to MWEEFKKFAVKGNVLDLAIGVIIGGAFGKIVTSLVNDIIMPIVGLLLGGINFSKLEFRFGNAVIKYGAFIQNLIDFIIISFSIFIFIQLIGKLRKSEKQKKAEDPELTRQEKLLTEIRDLLKRP from the coding sequence ATGTGGGAAGAATTCAAAAAATTTGCCGTTAAGGGAAACGTATTGGATCTGGCGATCGGTGTCATTATTGGCGGAGCCTTCGGAAAAATTGTAACCTCGCTTGTAAATGATATAATAATGCCCATTGTCGGATTGCTGCTGGGAGGGATAAATTTTTCGAAACTGGAGTTTCGCTTTGGAAACGCCGTTATCAAATATGGCGCTTTTATTCAAAATCTCATTGATTTTATAATAATTTCCTTCTCCATTTTCATATTCATTCAATTAATCGGTAAACTGAGGAAAAGCGAAAAGCAAAAAAAGGCTGAGGATCCTGAATTAACAAGACAGGAAAAACTTCTCACCGAAATTCGTGATTTACTTAAACGGCCCTAA
- a CDS encoding ATP-binding protein, with protein sequence MPERIASFSCNNFPVKMGKLWYDSSTDALASLTVVIGKNGAGKSTHFVDALNPEDVWILEKQGNGFSTVRRASEDPIVTALV encoded by the coding sequence TTGCCAGAGCGAATTGCAAGTTTTTCTTGCAATAATTTTCCTGTAAAAATGGGTAAGCTCTGGTATGATTCTTCTACAGATGCTTTGGCATCATTAACTGTTGTAATCGGTAAAAACGGTGCAGGCAAGAGCACTCATTTCGTTGATGCATTGAATCCAGAAGATGTCTGGATTCTTGAAAAGCAGGGAAATGGATTCTCCACTGTCAGGCGCGCAAGCGAAGATCCTATAGTAACTGCTCTGGTATAA
- a CDS encoding bifunctional nuclease family protein has translation MIELRVKAVTVDAAGNFSVLLVDDEEKKVLPIVIGALEAHNIAMPIQGITPPRPLTPDLLKSAIEHLGGTPEKVVITDLRDNTYFAEIHLRQNGRIITLDSRPSDAIALAVRCNIPIFINTGLVEFTYDMSDIKFEEGNG, from the coding sequence ATGATTGAATTGAGGGTTAAAGCCGTTACTGTGGATGCCGCCGGTAATTTTTCGGTGCTGCTGGTGGATGATGAAGAAAAAAAGGTGCTCCCTATAGTGATAGGAGCACTGGAGGCTCATAACATAGCCATGCCCATTCAGGGAATCACACCGCCCAGGCCGTTGACCCCCGACCTCCTGAAATCTGCCATAGAGCATCTCGGGGGAACACCCGAGAAAGTGGTTATCACCGACCTCAGGGATAACACCTATTTTGCAGAAATCCATTTGCGGCAAAACGGTCGGATTATCACGCTGGATTCCAGGCCCAGCGACGCCATAGCCCTGGCCGTGCGGTGCAATATCCCGATCTTTATAAACACCGGGCTGGTGGAGTTCACCTATGACATGTCGGATATAAAGTTTGAAGAGGGGAATGGATGA
- a CDS encoding arsenate reductase ArsC yields MALKVGFICVGNSCRSQMAEGFARKYGKDVIEAFSAGTHPASEIDPNAVAVMKEKGIDLSEQYPKLLKDIPSELDILITMGCNVECTFVPCKIREDWGLDDPVGKKFIHSPLQTLYPTCHR; encoded by the coding sequence ATGGCATTAAAAGTTGGTTTCATATGTGTGGGAAATTCCTGCAGAAGTCAGATGGCGGAAGGTTTTGCAAGAAAATACGGCAAGGATGTGATAGAGGCTTTCAGTGCCGGAACACACCCGGCCTCGGAAATAGATCCCAATGCGGTGGCCGTCATGAAGGAAAAGGGTATTGATTTGAGTGAACAATATCCGAAGCTTTTGAAGGATATACCATCCGAACTTGATATTTTGATTACCATGGGGTGTAATGTAGAGTGCACCTTTGTACCATGTAAAATAAGGGAAGACTGGGGATTGGATGACCCTGTCGGAAAAAAGTTCATCCATTCCCCTCTTCAAACTTTATATCCGACATGTCATAGGTGA
- a CDS encoding coiled-coil domain-containing protein: MPLEDMEKMKKEVAGGADDRPDEPKIPEIGYFYLAQQINTLMQMLNESRNNTDIRFDNQRQEFKAEIRGLREEIKNDISELKGEFNDFRNNTDIRFDNQKQEFKAEIKGLKDEIKKDISELKGEFNVFRNNTDIRFDNQKQEFKAEIKGLKDEIKKDISELKGEFNGIKTWFIGTIVGIVGIIIAIVGLILKS, translated from the coding sequence ATGCCCTTGGAAGATATGGAGAAGATGAAAAAAGAGGTTGCCGGAGGAGCAGACGATCGCCCGGATGAGCCAAAAATTCCTGAAATCGGTTATTTCTACCTTGCACAACAGATAAATACTCTTATGCAAATGTTAAATGAATCCAGAAATAATACGGATATACGGTTTGATAATCAAAGGCAGGAATTTAAGGCCGAAATAAGAGGACTAAGAGAAGAAATTAAAAACGATATAAGTGAATTAAAAGGCGAATTTAATGATTTCAGGAATAATACAGATATACGTTTTGATAATCAAAAGCAGGAATTTAAGGCTGAAATAAAAGGACTAAAAGATGAAATCAAAAAAGATATAAGTGAATTAAAAGGCGAATTTAACGTTTTTAGGAATAATACAGATATACGTTTCGATAATCAAAAGCAGGAATTTAAGGCTGAAATAAAAGGACTAAAAGATGAAATCAAAAAAGATATAAGTGAATTAAAAGGCGAATTTAACGGTATTAAAACATGGTTTATTGGAACAATAGTCGGAATTGTAGGCATTATTATTGCCATCGTTGGGTTAATATTAAAATCATAG
- a CDS encoding MoaD/ThiS family protein, producing the protein MGKITVKFGTPLNLFLKLEKYEMDIDGPIKILDLERELLERFPQLKDRTANMKYVYYVLDNKTVRDRETVVAEGQEIMLYQPTLGG; encoded by the coding sequence ATGGGGAAAATTACCGTCAAGTTTGGAACTCCATTGAACCTATTTTTAAAACTGGAAAAATACGAGATGGACATCGATGGACCGATTAAGATACTTGACTTAGAGCGAGAACTGCTGGAGCGTTTTCCGCAGCTTAAAGACCGCACCGCAAACATGAAGTATGTGTATTATGTTCTGGACAATAAAACTGTAAGAGACAGGGAAACAGTCGTGGCGGAAGGCCAGGAGATCATGCTTTACCAGCCCACATTGGGAGGATAA
- a CDS encoding [Fe-Fe] hydrogenase large subunit C-terminal domain-containing protein, which produces MESWLAEGHKVIASLAPSYLAEFEENAGKVAGALKKLGFYGIEETITVLPDIVEARERAAGYSRKPIIYNSCPVVWGLIDSHYPGLKKYLLNIPSPMVLHGRRLKERFPGAKTVFIGPCEAKKWEEVRFYKTQYVDLVITFKELRQILTGQKIDMQNSSETKFLSEPPIWVETGILSFFKSGLKNVSNFLENFDADSMASYGMELLACEGGCINGPGMTTAEPVEKRIGIYCERIMVKGKANRTKS; this is translated from the coding sequence TTGGAAAGCTGGTTGGCCGAGGGACATAAGGTCATAGCCAGCCTGGCTCCGTCTTATCTGGCGGAATTCGAGGAAAATGCGGGGAAAGTTGCGGGCGCCCTCAAGAAACTCGGTTTTTATGGGATCGAAGAGACGATAACGGTTTTGCCCGACATAGTCGAAGCTCGGGAAAGAGCTGCAGGCTATAGCCGGAAACCTATCATATACAATTCATGTCCGGTGGTATGGGGCCTGATAGACTCCCATTACCCCGGACTTAAGAAATATTTGCTCAACATACCGTCGCCCATGGTGTTGCACGGCCGCCGTTTGAAAGAGAGATTTCCCGGGGCAAAGACGGTTTTTATAGGTCCCTGTGAAGCCAAAAAGTGGGAAGAAGTTCGCTTTTACAAGACGCAATATGTAGACCTCGTCATAACTTTTAAGGAACTGAGGCAAATTCTGACAGGGCAGAAGATAGATATGCAAAACTCGAGCGAAACAAAATTCTTATCTGAACCGCCTATCTGGGTTGAAACCGGCATCCTTTCTTTTTTTAAATCCGGGTTGAAAAATGTATCGAATTTCTTGGAAAATTTTGATGCTGATTCCATGGCTTCTTATGGAATGGAGCTGCTGGCCTGTGAGGGCGGATGTATCAATGGCCCAGGTATGACCACGGCTGAGCCTGTTGAAAAGAGAATAGGAATATATTGCGAGAGGATTATGGTGAAAGGAAAGGCAAATCGCACCAAAAGTTGA
- a CDS encoding ArsA family ATPase: MNNEVTIMNNIDKLIYPQNGRRKNIFYSGKGGVGKTSMACITAVQTAKKGFKTLLLTTDPAAHIGNVLDKPVTDEITKIDGLENLYAVKIDQKKAMEDYKNQILEDVRGKFDENTVKAMEEELNSPCTEEMAAFQKFIEYAGKEDFEVIVFDTAPTGHTLRLLELPMDWSKQIQLKARLSAGISEADKEQKEKFDKVIEMMKNEEETTFSFVMYPEKTPIIEAYRASEELKTVGIKTRMIVANMIIPEEQAVTSFFKNRRNMQLKYLEEIKERFNEAVVLPVPMYERQIKGMEMLERISYNIFEKESL; the protein is encoded by the coding sequence GTGAATAATGAAGTGACCATCATGAATAATATCGACAAACTCATCTATCCGCAAAATGGCAGGAGAAAAAACATCTTTTATTCGGGGAAAGGCGGTGTAGGGAAGACCTCCATGGCCTGTATCACCGCTGTGCAGACCGCGAAAAAGGGCTTTAAAACCTTACTGCTGACCACAGATCCTGCCGCCCATATAGGAAATGTGCTGGATAAGCCGGTTACAGATGAAATAACAAAGATAGATGGTCTGGAAAACCTGTATGCGGTAAAAATTGATCAGAAGAAAGCGATGGAGGACTATAAAAACCAAATATTGGAAGATGTTAGAGGCAAATTTGATGAAAATACGGTAAAGGCTATGGAGGAAGAGCTGAACTCGCCATGCACCGAGGAAATGGCGGCCTTTCAAAAGTTTATTGAATATGCCGGCAAAGAGGATTTTGAAGTGATTGTGTTTGATACGGCTCCTACAGGTCATACATTAAGGCTTCTGGAACTGCCTATGGATTGGAGCAAGCAGATACAGTTAAAGGCGAGATTGTCCGCAGGTATCAGTGAAGCTGATAAAGAGCAGAAGGAAAAATTTGATAAAGTCATAGAGATGATGAAGAATGAGGAAGAAACCACTTTTAGTTTTGTGATGTATCCCGAAAAAACGCCCATCATTGAAGCATACAGGGCGTCGGAAGAATTGAAGACGGTCGGGATAAAAACCCGGATGATCGTAGCAAATATGATTATACCCGAAGAGCAGGCCGTAACCTCTTTCTTTAAAAATAGAAGGAACATGCAGTTGAAATACCTTGAAGAAATTAAGGAAAGATTCAATGAGGCGGTCGTACTGCCTGTGCCCATGTATGAAAGACAGATAAAAGGCATGGAAATGTTGGAAAGAATATCGTATAATATTTTTGAAAAGGAGAGTTTATGA
- a CDS encoding ArsA family ATPase, with product MGTRFIFFSGKGGVGKTSMACTTGVYYADSGHKTLIVTTDPASNLADVFEQDIGHKVTKINGIDNLYAMEIDPDKATAEYKERSLAPMRELFDEEMLKIAEEQLSGPCTEEMASFDKFIDFIEEDSYDVVVFDTAPTGHTIRLLELPVDWSKHIEESSKGSGQTCMGPVALIQESKKKYDDAVAKLRDPKQTEFIFVMQPEETSLAETVRSSNELKEIGITTTKIIINGLIPKEEAVNPFFKSRYDMQQTYLNKAKDTFMTIPIKTMELFDSEMKGIEMFRKSSGILFKGSDKRE from the coding sequence ATGGGAACAAGATTTATATTTTTTTCCGGCAAAGGCGGCGTAGGCAAGACTTCCATGGCCTGCACCACCGGAGTTTACTATGCAGATTCGGGTCATAAGACGCTAATTGTAACCACAGACCCCGCATCAAACTTAGCGGATGTTTTTGAACAGGATATTGGCCATAAGGTGACAAAGATCAATGGCATAGACAACTTGTATGCCATGGAAATCGATCCTGACAAAGCTACGGCCGAGTACAAGGAAAGGTCCCTTGCCCCTATGCGGGAACTTTTTGACGAGGAAATGTTGAAAATTGCTGAGGAACAGTTGAGCGGTCCATGCACAGAGGAAATGGCATCCTTTGATAAATTTATAGATTTTATAGAAGAGGATTCTTATGATGTCGTCGTCTTTGATACTGCTCCAACCGGCCACACTATTAGACTTTTGGAATTGCCCGTGGATTGGAGCAAGCATATTGAGGAAAGCTCCAAAGGCAGCGGCCAGACATGCATGGGTCCTGTGGCACTGATTCAGGAAAGCAAGAAAAAATACGATGATGCTGTTGCAAAGTTAAGGGACCCCAAACAGACGGAATTTATATTCGTCATGCAGCCCGAAGAGACCTCGCTCGCGGAAACCGTAAGGTCCTCCAATGAATTGAAGGAAATCGGCATCACCACGACAAAGATCATTATCAACGGTCTTATCCCGAAGGAAGAAGCCGTAAATCCGTTTTTTAAATCAAGATATGATATGCAGCAAACTTATTTAAATAAAGCAAAGGATACTTTTATGACCATCCCAATTAAGACTATGGAACTCTTTGATTCCGAAATGAAAGGAATAGAGATGTTCAGAAAAAGTTCCGGAATACTGTTTAAGGGAAGTGACAAACGTGAATAA
- the arsD gene encoding arsenite efflux transporter metallochaperone ArsD: protein MKIEFFDPPMCCSTGLCGPAPDETQIRLNENIKYLKKKYQDIEIYRYMITQQPLKFRENQGVYNLIRDNGKQVLPITTLNGEVIKIYQYPTLEELEKKIEEKNGR, encoded by the coding sequence GTGAAAATAGAATTCTTTGATCCACCGATGTGCTGTTCTACAGGACTATGCGGTCCAGCTCCGGACGAGACTCAGATCAGGTTGAATGAAAACATTAAGTACCTGAAAAAGAAATATCAGGATATTGAAATATACAGGTACATGATTACGCAGCAACCGTTGAAATTCCGGGAAAATCAGGGCGTTTACAATCTGATAAGAGACAACGGGAAGCAAGTGTTGCCCATAACAACCCTTAACGGCGAAGTAATCAAAATATACCAGTATCCGACGCTGGAGGAGTTGGAGAAAAAAATAGAAGAAAAAAACGGGAGATGA
- a CDS encoding ArsR/SmtB family transcription factor — protein sequence MDLIEIFKVLGDENRIRIFNLLTKGVFCVCRIETVLGMNQSNTSRHLNRLKSAGIITCEKKSQWVYYKINNKFIEENKLLYDFLKNKLAENPRCLEDIERLNNDAAIDLACDKLT from the coding sequence TTGGATCTAATAGAAATTTTTAAAGTGCTGGGAGATGAAAACAGGATAAGGATATTCAATCTGCTGACAAAAGGGGTATTCTGCGTATGCAGGATAGAGACCGTACTTGGTATGAACCAATCAAATACTTCACGTCATTTAAACAGATTAAAAAGTGCGGGAATAATAACATGCGAAAAAAAATCCCAGTGGGTTTATTATAAAATTAATAATAAGTTTATCGAAGAGAACAAATTGTTATATGATTTTTTGAAAAATAAGCTGGCGGAAAATCCCCGATGCTTGGAGGATATTGAAAGACTTAACAATGATGCGGCAATTGACTTAGCATGCGATAAGTTAACATAA
- a CDS encoding zinc ribbon domain-containing protein → MYYNFICNKCGEAFEIEASVSQISKGLKISCSKCSSSDVRRDYSTIFIGKKGNTDSGMVDIRNLSPGDGCAPGCGSCGV, encoded by the coding sequence ATGTATTACAATTTTATTTGCAACAAATGCGGCGAGGCTTTTGAGATCGAAGCGTCTGTTTCTCAGATTTCGAAAGGGCTCAAAATCAGTTGTTCAAAGTGTTCATCAAGTGATGTAAGAAGAGATTATTCTACAATATTCATCGGGAAAAAAGGGAACACGGATAGCGGCATGGTAGATATACGAAATCTGTCTCCGGGAGACGGGTGCGCTCCGGGATGCGGTTCATGCGGCGTTTAA
- a CDS encoding permease — protein MFQTANLLNTGKVFVTIMGELVILFIGISFLIALIQRYISTEKIKTILSAPRKGLNSILGAALGALTPFCSCSTIPVLVGLLKSQAPFCGVISFLMSSPILNPAIIALFLTFFGLKVTLVYAAFTFIFAVIIGVFLEKIDMEKEVKRVSIKGEMQEEITYDKLQGSLFEKNKKVIKSALIDAVGLFRQVFPYLLIGAGIGAFIYGFVPENLIVRLAGKSNFYSVPVAAIIGIPMYIRTETMIPIAQVLISKGMSYGTVMALIIGGAGASIPELLLLNSIFKKKMMIAFVVSIFAVAVITGYVFNIVM, from the coding sequence GTGTTTCAGACAGCTAATCTGCTCAATACAGGGAAAGTATTTGTCACCATCATGGGAGAACTTGTAATTCTTTTTATCGGCATAAGTTTTCTCATAGCTCTTATTCAAAGATACATATCGACAGAAAAAATAAAAACAATTCTTTCGGCGCCGAGAAAGGGGTTAAATAGCATACTTGGTGCGGCACTTGGCGCTCTGACGCCCTTTTGTTCATGCTCGACAATACCTGTTTTGGTAGGATTACTTAAAAGCCAAGCACCGTTTTGCGGTGTAATATCTTTCCTCATGTCTTCGCCTATACTGAATCCTGCGATTATAGCATTATTTTTGACATTTTTCGGGTTAAAGGTAACACTTGTATATGCGGCATTTACCTTCATATTTGCCGTAATCATAGGTGTTTTCCTTGAAAAGATTGACATGGAAAAGGAAGTAAAAAGAGTATCGATTAAAGGAGAAATGCAAGAAGAAATTACATACGACAAACTTCAGGGTTCATTATTTGAAAAGAACAAAAAGGTGATTAAGTCTGCCTTAATTGATGCCGTAGGACTGTTTAGGCAGGTATTTCCGTATCTGTTAATTGGAGCGGGCATCGGAGCGTTTATTTATGGATTTGTACCGGAAAATCTAATAGTAAGACTTGCGGGAAAATCCAATTTCTATTCAGTACCCGTTGCTGCAATTATCGGTATTCCAATGTATATTCGAACTGAAACAATGATACCTATTGCGCAGGTGCTGATTTCTAAGGGGATGAGTTATGGTACGGTAATGGCGTTGATCATAGGTGGAGCGGGTGCAAGCATACCGGAATTGTTGCTGTTGAATTCCATTTTTAAGAAAAAGATGATGATTGCCTTTGTGGTATCCATATTTGCTGTAGCGGTCATTACAGGATATGTATTTAATATAGTTATGTAG
- a CDS encoding ArsR/SmtB family transcription factor, with the protein MTNKLLTQQANQFKALSDEFRLKILLYLYFYGEQCVCDICNFFNVGQSNISYHLKLLYDANMINKRQLAVWNYYSLNSESPIYPYLCEIFKNISQEELKESVSDS; encoded by the coding sequence ATGACAAATAAGCTATTAACCCAGCAAGCCAATCAATTTAAAGCTCTTTCCGATGAATTCCGATTAAAGATTCTTTTATATTTATATTTTTATGGAGAACAATGTGTATGTGATATCTGCAATTTTTTTAATGTCGGTCAGTCAAATATTTCATATCATTTAAAACTCCTTTATGATGCAAATATGATTAACAAAAGACAGTTAGCGGTGTGGAATTATTATTCCTTAAATAGTGAAAGTCCTATTTATCCTTATCTGTGTGAAATATTCAAAAATATAAGTCAGGAGGAATTAAAGGAAAGTGTTTCAGACAGCTAA
- a CDS encoding heterodisulfide reductase subunit A-like protein, translating into MSKKGLLLCVCQGTCPSFKAMDVFEVLNTVRREKLVDWVGLHPQLCSDDGEKYLIDLLKGADIDELYVAGCDPTMQRKMYRDAFESAGFNKENHIGIEIRNMNTEQAVNAIKDAIKRQ; encoded by the coding sequence ATGAGCAAAAAAGGCTTATTACTGTGCGTGTGTCAGGGAACGTGTCCGTCATTTAAGGCAATGGACGTTTTCGAAGTGTTGAACACCGTAAGAAGGGAAAAATTGGTGGACTGGGTAGGCCTTCATCCCCAATTGTGTTCGGACGACGGGGAGAAATATTTGATAGATTTGCTCAAAGGAGCGGATATTGACGAGCTTTATGTCGCCGGATGCGACCCAACCATGCAAAGGAAAATGTACAGGGATGCCTTTGAGAGCGCCGGATTCAATAAAGAAAACCATATTGGAATAGAGATAAGAAATATGAATACCGAACAGGCGGTAAATGCCATTAAAGACGCTATAAAAAGGCAATAG
- a CDS encoding 4Fe-4S dicluster domain-containing protein, translating into MNGKKWYPIIDKDKCTKCLSCVNFCKHDVYSTDEEGFPLVKNPDNCVEFCRGCQKICPAETITYFGDKK; encoded by the coding sequence ATCAATGGCAAAAAATGGTATCCAATCATAGATAAGGACAAATGCACTAAGTGTTTGAGCTGTGTAAATTTCTGTAAGCATGATGTATATTCAACGGATGAAGAAGGTTTTCCTCTGGTAAAAAACCCCGACAATTGTGTTGAGTTTTGCCGGGGCTGCCAGAAGATATGTCCCGCCGAAACGATAACTTATTTTGGTGATAAAAAATAA
- a CDS encoding carboxymuconolactone decarboxylase family protein codes for MGSMIDDKIRELIAIGASIGANCVPCLRYHYSYAYELGVSSEDIQQAIEIGKMVREQPKKHIDEEIPELQKRYQK; via the coding sequence ATGGGCAGCATGATCGATGACAAAATAAGGGAGCTCATTGCTATAGGTGCAAGTATAGGCGCAAATTGTGTGCCATGTCTGCGCTATCATTATTCCTATGCCTATGAGTTGGGGGTGAGTTCAGAGGACATACAACAGGCCATTGAAATAGGTAAAATGGTCAGAGAGCAGCCAAAAAAGCATATTGATGAAGAAATACCTGAATTACAAAAACGCTATCAAAAATAG
- a CDS encoding ArsR/SmtB family transcription factor → MPKDIYEIRASVFKALSHPTRLKILDLLSSAGEICVCDIVKELGVDQPTVSKHLSILKNAGIIDSRKEGLMVFYQLKIPCAMEFLRCVDNIIKADIQVKAGFLNDS, encoded by the coding sequence ATGCCAAAAGATATTTATGAAATAAGGGCATCGGTTTTTAAAGCGCTGAGTCACCCTACCAGGCTTAAAATTCTGGACCTTCTCAGCTCGGCAGGCGAGATATGTGTGTGTGATATTGTAAAAGAACTGGGTGTCGATCAGCCTACAGTTTCAAAACATCTGTCCATATTAAAAAACGCAGGGATAATCGACAGCCGCAAGGAAGGTCTTATGGTATTTTATCAATTAAAGATTCCATGTGCCATGGAGTTCCTCCGGTGTGTGGACAATATTATAAAGGCCGATATACAGGTAAAGGCAGGATTTTTAAATGACAGTTAG
- a CDS encoding permease, with the protein MKTWQKFAIIAGVFLAAFYMPLSSPRFTGAVLESLYMLQEYARLHVLTCLVPALFIAGAIANFISQEAVIKYFGSGAKKWVSYAVASVSGTILAVCSCTVLPLFAGIYRRGAGLGPAVAFLYSGPAINVLAIIMTARILGWQLGLARAIGAVSFSVIIGLIMAVLFRKEDSDRLKNSVSKKAVNYDEGRNLTQNLIYFATLVFILIFAAWGKPTQPVGLFSTIYGIKWYITIILLALLGLILINWFKKSELSAWMDSTWGFAQQILPLLFAGVLAAGFLMGRPGVDAGIIPSRYVAAVVGGNSLFSNFIASIVGAFMYFATLTEVPILQGLLGSGMGQGPALALLLSGPALSLPSMLVINSVLGPKKTVTYVTLVVVMSTITGYVYGLL; encoded by the coding sequence ATGAAAACCTGGCAAAAATTTGCTATAATAGCTGGGGTTTTTCTGGCGGCCTTTTACATGCCGCTTTCAAGCCCGAGATTTACCGGCGCTGTGCTGGAGTCCCTTTATATGCTTCAGGAATACGCCCGGCTCCATGTGCTCACATGCCTTGTACCGGCTTTATTCATAGCCGGAGCCATCGCCAACTTTATATCCCAGGAAGCGGTCATAAAGTATTTCGGCAGCGGTGCAAAAAAGTGGGTCTCCTATGCTGTGGCGTCGGTATCGGGGACAATCCTGGCAGTGTGTTCCTGCACGGTGCTGCCCCTTTTTGCGGGGATATACAGGAGAGGTGCGGGCCTGGGGCCTGCCGTCGCTTTCCTCTATTCGGGGCCTGCCATAAATGTGCTGGCTATCATCATGACCGCAAGAATCCTGGGGTGGCAGCTGGGCCTTGCCCGGGCTATCGGGGCAGTGAGCTTTTCCGTTATAATCGGCCTTATAATGGCAGTGCTGTTCCGGAAGGAAGACAGTGATCGCCTGAAGAATTCAGTTTCAAAAAAGGCCGTTAATTATGACGAGGGTAGAAACCTGACGCAAAACCTTATCTATTTTGCCACACTGGTATTCATCCTCATATTTGCGGCATGGGGAAAACCGACTCAGCCGGTGGGATTATTCAGCACCATATATGGTATAAAATGGTATATAACCATTATCCTTCTGGCACTGCTGGGGCTTATACTAATCAACTGGTTTAAAAAGAGTGAACTTTCCGCATGGATGGATTCTACCTGGGGCTTTGCCCAGCAAATACTGCCGCTTCTCTTTGCCGGGGTGCTGGCGGCGGGTTTTCTCATGGGAAGGCCCGGAGTTGATGCAGGCATCATCCCCTCAAGATATGTAGCGGCTGTTGTCGGTGGAAACTCACTATTTTCAAACTTTATAGCATCCATTGTCGGAGCCTTCATGTATTTTGCCACTCTGACGGAAGTACCCATACTTCAAGGCCTCCTGGGTTCCGGCATGGGGCAAGGGCCTGCACTGGCGCTGCTTTTATCCGGACCGGCTCTCAGCCTTCCCAGCATGCTGGTGATAAACAGTGTACTGGGGCCGAAGAAGACCGTCACATATGTAACACTGGTAGTCGTGATGTCAACCATAACAGGATATGTGTACGGACTTCTTTAG
- a CDS encoding thioredoxin family protein, translating into MDIKILGTGCPKCKALEKNTREALEELGIAADIEKVTEINKIMEYDIMFTPGLVIDGEVKSSGKVLDKDEIKKLITEANK; encoded by the coding sequence ATGGACATTAAAATCCTCGGAACGGGATGCCCCAAATGCAAAGCACTGGAGAAAAATACCCGGGAAGCCCTGGAAGAGCTGGGCATCGCCGCAGACATCGAAAAGGTGACGGAAATAAATAAGATCATGGAATACGACATCATGTTCACTCCGGGCCTTGTCATCGACGGGGAGGTCAAATCATCCGGCAAAGTGCTGGATAAAGACGAGATAAAGAAACTGATTACGGAAGCAAACAAATAA
- a CDS encoding type II toxin-antitoxin system VapC family toxin has product MKTFRSIFEVMEPGEDTLDYLEKIVLTHSAKGASIFDSLLVAMMQSRGISNICTYNTKDFEKYKDIIVKTPEEILEVNLQ; this is encoded by the coding sequence GTGAAAACTTTTAGATCAATCTTTGAAGTAATGGAGCCTGGCGAAGATACCCTGGATTATCTGGAAAAGATCGTATTAACTCATTCTGCTAAGGGAGCCAGTATATTCGATTCATTGCTTGTGGCGATGATGCAATCCCGGGGGATTTCCAATATTTGCACCTATAACACAAAGGATTTTGAAAAATACAAAGATATAATAGTAAAGACCCCGGAGGAAATATTGGAAGTAAATCTACAATAA